The Pseudomonas sp. G2-4 genome window below encodes:
- a CDS encoding multidrug efflux SMR transporter, with translation MNAYYYLAIAICAEVIATVSMKAIKGLSTPVPLLLVIAGYGIAFWMLTLVVRTVPVGVAYAVWAGMGIVMVSVAALFIYGQKLDVPAMLGMALIVLGVVVIQLFSKTAGH, from the coding sequence ATGAACGCTTACTACTACCTGGCCATCGCCATCTGCGCCGAAGTGATTGCCACCGTTTCGATGAAAGCGATCAAAGGCTTGAGCACACCCGTGCCTTTGTTGCTGGTCATCGCCGGCTACGGGATTGCATTCTGGATGCTCACCCTGGTCGTTCGCACCGTCCCGGTGGGCGTGGCGTATGCGGTCTGGGCCGGGATGGGGATCGTCATGGTCAGTGTGGCGGCATTGTTCATCTACGGGCAGAAGCTGGACGTGCCGGCGATGCTCGGGATGGCGTTGATTGTGTTGGGGGTCGTGGTGATTCAGCTGTTCTCCAAGACCGCCGGGCACTGA